A genome region from Aurantiacibacter sp. MUD61 includes the following:
- the dprA gene encoding DNA-processing protein DprA, translating into MSEAATANPERISQEEAFARIRLLRSANIGPVTYFQLLKRFGTAVQSLEALPDLAQRGAKRDYKPAARSRIESEVSAARVAGARYVFHDSADYPALLAEVDGAPPIITVRGDMALAAKPCVAMVGARNASAAAVKLARDFSRALGEAGFTVVSGLARGIDGACHEGAMPHTIGVIASGIDIAYPPQHAKLQEQIAGDALLIAEEAPGTQPRGQHFPKRNRIIAGLATGTLVVEAAPRSGSLITARLAGEAGREVMAIPGSPLEARSQGCNHLIREGAVLVQSAEDVVELLSGFDGVPRSRFREPVQPADFLDFEADDTTGSADIASMLTTAPVAVDELIRQSGESAGAVQMALLELEIAGKLVRHAAGRVSLSG; encoded by the coding sequence GTGAGCGAAGCGGCGACTGCCAATCCGGAGCGGATTTCACAGGAAGAGGCGTTCGCCCGCATTCGCCTGCTGCGCTCCGCCAATATCGGCCCCGTCACCTATTTCCAGCTTCTCAAGCGCTTCGGGACCGCTGTGCAATCGCTAGAGGCTTTGCCCGACCTCGCGCAGCGCGGAGCGAAGCGCGATTACAAACCGGCGGCCCGTTCGCGGATCGAGAGCGAAGTCAGCGCAGCGCGCGTGGCCGGTGCGCGGTACGTTTTTCACGACAGCGCCGATTATCCCGCCCTGCTGGCAGAGGTGGATGGCGCGCCGCCGATCATCACCGTGCGCGGCGATATGGCGCTGGCGGCAAAGCCATGCGTGGCAATGGTTGGCGCGCGCAATGCCTCTGCCGCAGCAGTAAAATTGGCGCGCGATTTTTCTCGGGCATTGGGAGAGGCGGGCTTCACCGTAGTGTCCGGTCTCGCCCGCGGCATCGACGGTGCCTGCCACGAAGGTGCGATGCCGCACACTATCGGCGTGATCGCCAGCGGAATCGACATCGCCTATCCACCGCAGCACGCCAAATTGCAGGAGCAGATCGCCGGCGATGCCTTGCTGATTGCAGAAGAGGCACCCGGCACGCAGCCGCGCGGCCAGCACTTCCCGAAGCGGAATCGCATCATCGCAGGGCTCGCCACCGGCACGCTGGTGGTAGAGGCGGCACCGCGCTCAGGCTCGCTCATCACCGCAAGGCTGGCTGGCGAAGCGGGGCGCGAAGTCATGGCGATCCCCGGAAGTCCGCTCGAAGCGCGCAGCCAGGGCTGCAACCACCTGATCCGCGAAGGCGCTGTCTTGGTGCAATCGGCAGAGGATGTAGTGGAGCTGCTCTCCGGCTTCGATGGCGTCCCGCGCTCGCGCTTTCGCGAACCGGTTCAGCCCGCCGATTTCCTCGATTTCGAAGCAGATGACACCACCGGCAGCGCCGATATCGCCAGCATGCTCACCACCGCGCCCGTCGCCGTGGATGAGCTGATCCGCCAGTCAGGAGAAAGTGCCGGCGCTGTGCAAATGGCGCTGCTAGAGCTTGAGATTGCAGGAAAACTCGTCAGACATGCAGCCGGACGCGTCAGCCTTTCCGGCTGA
- a CDS encoding LemA family protein — MEFILLGIVVVLVVLGIGIYNKLVALRQNVNQGVADIDAQLRQRHDLIPNLVSTVKGYAAHEQETLESVIAARNHAASGSINSADEQTLRVALDKLLALGEAYPDLKASSNFQELQRELSDVEDKLAAARRALNAAVSRYNTGRESFPAVLFAGMLGFEEADFHRLDDSEKGVVDQVPNVQFS, encoded by the coding sequence ATGGAATTCATTTTGCTCGGGATTGTGGTGGTCCTCGTCGTCTTGGGGATCGGTATTTACAACAAGCTGGTCGCGCTGCGTCAGAATGTGAACCAGGGCGTGGCCGATATCGACGCGCAACTGCGCCAGCGGCACGATCTCATCCCCAATCTCGTCAGCACTGTGAAGGGCTATGCTGCCCACGAACAGGAGACGCTGGAAAGCGTGATTGCCGCGCGCAACCACGCCGCCAGCGGTTCGATCAATTCCGCCGATGAGCAGACCCTGCGCGTCGCGCTCGACAAGTTGCTAGCACTGGGAGAGGCCTATCCGGACCTCAAAGCCAGCAGCAATTTTCAGGAACTTCAGCGCGAGCTATCCGATGTAGAGGATAAGCTTGCTGCTGCCCGCCGGGCGCTCAATGCCGCGGTCTCACGCTACAACACTGGGCGTGAGAGTTTTCCCGCGGTCTTGTTTGCCGGAATGCTTGGCTTTGAAGAGGCCGATTTCCACCGGTTGGATGACAGCGAAAAGGGTGTTGTTGACCAAGTGCCGAATGTTCAATTTTCCTGA
- a CDS encoding DUF3137 domain-containing protein — protein sequence MIERPDVDALLAGDLGQWLEDQKAVREEAKKKTWNRRFMVLVVVLPLMAFALIAFQIDYLPVLWGGFFLGGIGFAWAQMPVSKAVRNVKIGINDAIADTLGIEYAHDCEAGMPFELAKACKLLPSHDRTHFEDRWSGDIGGIPFMLHEAKLEERRGSGKNRRWVTVFRGIVMSIGYKRRFHGTTLLVRDNAHRTFFGGKRDSIKVAGMQLDYADMTHPDFEDRFDIYTTDQVEARHLIDPLYVERLIALERSYSGEGIATIFHEGGIVVTLKTGNMFESGSIDAADDRHRMQRTVDQFARIADLAKNLNSREPLTGA from the coding sequence ATGATTGAGCGTCCCGATGTGGATGCATTGCTGGCGGGCGATCTGGGGCAGTGGCTGGAAGACCAGAAGGCTGTCCGCGAGGAGGCCAAAAAAAAGACGTGGAATCGGCGCTTTATGGTGCTGGTCGTCGTGTTGCCGCTGATGGCTTTCGCCCTGATCGCATTCCAGATCGACTATCTGCCAGTCCTTTGGGGCGGTTTTTTCCTCGGCGGCATAGGCTTTGCGTGGGCGCAGATGCCGGTCTCCAAGGCGGTACGAAATGTGAAGATCGGCATCAATGATGCGATCGCTGACACGCTCGGGATCGAATATGCGCATGATTGCGAAGCCGGCATGCCGTTCGAACTCGCCAAGGCCTGCAAGCTCTTACCGAGTCATGATCGGACGCATTTCGAAGACCGCTGGAGCGGCGATATCGGCGGCATTCCTTTCATGTTGCATGAGGCGAAGCTGGAAGAGCGCCGGGGATCGGGCAAGAACCGCCGCTGGGTCACAGTCTTTCGCGGCATCGTGATGAGCATCGGCTACAAGCGCCGCTTTCACGGCACCACGCTGTTGGTTCGCGACAATGCGCACCGCACCTTCTTCGGCGGCAAGCGGGACAGCATCAAGGTCGCCGGCATGCAACTCGACTACGCCGACATGACCCATCCCGATTTCGAGGACCGCTTCGACATTTACACGACCGACCAGGTCGAGGCGCGGCACCTGATCGACCCGCTCTATGTCGAGCGGCTGATCGCTCTCGAACGCAGTTACAGCGGCGAAGGCATCGCCACGATCTTCCACGAGGGAGGCATCGTGGTGACACTCAAAACCGGCAACATGTTCGAAAGCGGCAGCATCGACGCCGCCGACGATCGCCACCGCATGCAGCGTACCGTCGACCAGTTCGCACGGATCGCTGACCTTGCCAAGAACCTCAACAGCCGCGAGCCGCTGACGGGCGCTTAG
- the hemA gene encoding 5-aminolevulinate synthase, with protein MNYDQIFDSAIDRLHTEGRYRVFIDILRNKGAFPNARCFAGHNGPKPITVWCSNDYLAMGQHPKVIAAMEEALHDVGAGSGGTRNIGGNTHYHIQLEQELAQLHGKEAALLFTSGYVSNDATLSTLAKLLPGCIIFSDELNHASMIAGIRNSGCEKRVFRHNDLAHLEELLAAEDHDTPKVIAFESVYSMDGDVAPIHAICDLAEKYNALTYIDEVHAVGMYGDHGGGISERDEAAHRIDLIEGTLGKAFGVMGGYVASSQKVIDCIRSYAPGFIFTTSLSPALVAGVLAAVRHLKQSSAEREAQQANAALLKKYFRDAGLPVMDSTTHIVPLMVGDPVRAKKISDILLAEYGAYVQPINFPTVPRGTERLRFTPGPAHTEAMMAELTKALVEIWDRLELELREAA; from the coding sequence TTGAATTACGATCAGATCTTCGATTCCGCGATTGACCGGCTTCATACCGAAGGCCGCTACCGCGTGTTTATCGATATTCTGCGCAACAAGGGCGCATTCCCCAACGCACGCTGCTTTGCCGGGCACAATGGCCCCAAGCCCATCACCGTGTGGTGCTCGAACGATTACCTCGCGATGGGCCAGCACCCAAAGGTTATCGCGGCGATGGAAGAGGCGCTGCACGACGTTGGCGCAGGCTCTGGCGGCACCCGAAATATCGGCGGCAACACGCACTACCATATCCAGCTCGAGCAGGAGCTGGCACAGCTTCACGGCAAGGAAGCCGCGCTGCTCTTCACCAGCGGATATGTCTCGAACGACGCCACTCTGTCGACGCTCGCCAAGCTGCTGCCGGGCTGCATCATTTTCTCGGACGAGCTGAACCATGCGAGCATGATCGCCGGGATCCGCAATTCCGGCTGCGAGAAGCGTGTTTTCCGGCACAATGACCTGGCTCATCTCGAAGAGCTGCTGGCCGCCGAAGATCACGACACTCCGAAGGTCATCGCGTTCGAGAGCGTGTATTCGATGGACGGCGATGTCGCGCCGATCCACGCGATTTGCGATCTCGCCGAGAAATACAACGCCCTTACCTATATCGACGAAGTCCACGCGGTCGGCATGTATGGCGATCACGGCGGCGGCATTTCGGAGCGGGACGAAGCCGCGCATCGCATCGACCTGATCGAAGGGACGCTGGGCAAGGCTTTCGGCGTCATGGGCGGCTATGTCGCCTCCAGCCAGAAAGTCATCGACTGCATCCGCTCCTACGCGCCGGGATTTATCTTCACGACGTCGCTCAGCCCCGCACTTGTCGCAGGCGTGCTGGCCGCGGTCCGGCACCTCAAACAAAGCAGTGCCGAGCGTGAGGCGCAGCAAGCCAATGCTGCGCTTCTGAAAAAGTATTTCCGCGATGCTGGCCTGCCGGTGATGGACAGCACCACCCATATCGTGCCGCTGATGGTTGGCGATCCGGTGCGCGCGAAGAAAATCAGCGACATCCTGCTCGCCGAATACGGTGCCTATGTGCAGCCGATCAATTTCCCGACAGTGCCGCGGGGCACCGAGCGGCTGCGCTTTACGCCGGGCCCAGCCCATACCGAGGCGATGATGGCAGAGCTGACCAAGGCGCTGGTCGAAATCTGGGATCGGCTTGAGCTTGAATTGCGCGAAGCTGCGTAA
- a CDS encoding 1,9-bis(guanidino)-5-aza-nonane synthase codes for MSDKPINDTRKAELLSTEVEHIDITSFDARPIIDSMKKMSFTSRDLANATGIYNQMLSDKDCTIFLVIAGSTSAGGCMDLYAELIRNNMVDCVVATGATIVDMDFFEGLGHKHYQALEVPDDDTLRSLYIDRIYDTYIDEEQLQDCDFTINKIANDLPPGPYSSRAFIREMGKYLVDHGKKENSLVKLAYEHDVPIFCPAFVDSSAGFGLVKHQVDQMEKGEPYLMIDAVADFRELTDIKMKSGDSGLLMVGGGVPKNFIQDTVVCAEILGHEDVSVHKYAVQITVADVRDGACSSSTLQEAASWGKVSTAIEQMVFAEAGSVMPLLASDAYHRGHWKTRDKRRWAKLFDKDA; via the coding sequence ATGAGTGACAAGCCCATCAACGACACCCGCAAGGCTGAACTGCTGAGCACCGAGGTCGAGCACATCGACATCACCAGCTTCGACGCGCGCCCGATCATCGATTCGATGAAGAAGATGAGCTTCACCAGCCGCGATCTCGCCAATGCGACCGGCATCTACAACCAGATGCTCAGCGACAAGGATTGCACCATCTTCCTCGTCATCGCGGGTTCGACCAGCGCGGGCGGCTGCATGGATCTGTATGCGGAGCTGATCCGCAACAACATGGTCGATTGCGTCGTGGCGACGGGTGCGACCATCGTCGACATGGACTTCTTCGAAGGGCTTGGACACAAGCACTACCAAGCGCTGGAAGTGCCCGATGATGACACGCTGCGTTCGCTCTACATCGATCGGATCTACGACACCTATATCGATGAAGAACAGCTGCAGGATTGCGACTTCACGATCAACAAGATCGCCAACGACCTGCCGCCGGGCCCTTACTCCAGCCGCGCTTTCATCCGCGAGATGGGCAAGTACCTTGTCGACCACGGCAAGAAGGAAAACAGCCTCGTCAAACTCGCCTACGAGCATGACGTGCCGATCTTCTGCCCCGCCTTCGTGGACAGCTCCGCTGGTTTTGGGCTGGTGAAGCACCAGGTCGACCAGATGGAGAAGGGCGAGCCCTATTTGATGATCGACGCCGTGGCCGACTTCCGCGAACTGACCGATATCAAGATGAAGAGCGGTGACAGCGGCCTGCTGATGGTCGGCGGCGGTGTGCCGAAGAACTTCATCCAGGATACGGTCGTTTGTGCGGAGATCCTCGGCCATGAAGACGTTTCGGTCCACAAATACGCCGTGCAGATCACCGTCGCCGATGTGCGCGATGGCGCCTGCTCATCCTCGACGCTTCAGGAAGCGGCGAGTTGGGGCAAGGTTTCGACCGCGATCGAGCAGATGGTGTTCGCAGAAGCGGGTTCGGTCATGCCGCTGCTCGCCAGCGATGCCTACCACCGCGGCCACTGGAAGACCCGCGACAAGCGCCGCTGGGCGAAGCTGTTCGACAAGGACGCTTAG
- a CDS encoding DUF5694 domain-containing protein — protein MFLTAVLALVGFGGPAYGQDVDGPETSSDAPVQIMVLGSYHFANPGQDEVNLNAPDMLVDTRQRELQILAEALAEWRPTRIAVESQASAPDFALPTFANAETLLRQQRNESIQIGYRLALMLGHEEVYGFDERADDDEPDYFPFGALQEFAQANGQMPVIENALGQTQAMISAQEEVLPDISVAASLIPHNDPAVIEDGHDAVYYSFLLIGDGDAQPGAELNAYWYMRNAKMFAKLAEIAQPGDRVLAIVGSGHARWLRHFARTVPGFELVEAMPYLRAADIASEMDAQ, from the coding sequence ATGTTCCTTACCGCCGTTTTGGCCTTGGTTGGATTTGGCGGACCTGCCTACGGACAAGATGTCGATGGTCCAGAAACATCAAGCGATGCGCCCGTGCAAATCATGGTACTCGGGTCTTATCACTTCGCCAATCCCGGCCAGGATGAGGTAAACCTGAACGCGCCGGATATGCTTGTCGACACACGGCAGCGCGAGCTGCAAATTCTGGCAGAGGCGCTTGCGGAGTGGCGACCGACACGGATTGCGGTCGAATCGCAAGCTTCCGCTCCCGATTTTGCGCTTCCCACCTTTGCTAACGCGGAAACTCTTCTTCGCCAGCAGCGCAATGAGAGCATTCAGATTGGCTATCGGCTGGCACTGATGCTGGGGCATGAAGAAGTGTACGGCTTCGACGAGCGTGCGGACGATGATGAGCCCGATTACTTCCCATTCGGTGCGCTGCAGGAGTTTGCGCAGGCCAATGGTCAAATGCCGGTTATCGAAAATGCACTAGGTCAAACGCAGGCGATGATTTCTGCGCAGGAGGAGGTGCTACCGGATATTTCGGTTGCTGCATCGCTAATCCCACACAACGACCCGGCAGTGATCGAGGACGGACATGATGCGGTGTATTATTCGTTCCTGCTGATCGGCGATGGCGATGCACAGCCGGGTGCCGAACTCAATGCCTATTGGTACATGCGCAACGCAAAGATGTTCGCCAAGCTGGCGGAAATCGCCCAGCCTGGGGACCGGGTGCTGGCTATAGTTGGGAGCGGCCATGCGAGATGGCTTCGCCATTTTGCGCGCACCGTACCGGGCTTCGAGCTTGTGGAGGCAATGCCCTATCTCCGCGCGGCAGACATCGCATCCGAGATGGATGCCCAATAA
- a CDS encoding putative bifunctional diguanylate cyclase/phosphodiesterase, translating to MAVGNLLKGFGGSSAPKPAARVVSAEDAQRRLEILDDYERTGISWIWATDQDDRLIYFSPSAGEHLKEGLEELLDNPLAELFEIDPDNADRSDRPLNFQLKARNKIADLPARLIAERNLAAGKERWWSLSGHPKFDEDGRFLGYRGSAKDITQAYQRAREDSRLAEYDSLTGLANRHRMNRKIESTLAAYRSAKRSCALMMMDLDKFKQVNDTMGHPAGDELLRQVADRLRAVIGEKGEIGRLGGDEFQVMLPDMDDRGTLGDLADKIIQMLSSPYQIEGKRAIIGASVGISVAPYDGIEADEILNNADLALYAAKNGGRGIYRFYSADLKDVEQERAELLDDLREALATDQLALHYQPVVRTEDNHVVGFEALMRWEHPDRGFVSPGVFIPAAEETDLINQLGQWALRRACEDAMEWPEKARVAVNVSAKQFANKGFPAIVTQAIAETGIDPDRLELELTETVFMGDTDTTDATFKALKGLGVRLALDDFGTGYSSLSYLRSAPFDKIKVDKSFVDTCTQKNENSSKIITAIIGLSKALGMETTVEGVEAFDQLKVVCDKGAQYIQGWIYSKALPQEQILEGIATGGFKIEPNGPETYRPERRSVFRRIGVIHEDHRYDAVMKDLSQTGSLIEGLVGVPKGTGLVLDLGGGQLVVCTVARSKDATFAVEFETPLVSDGAGGLVTRHRISPYALAAAGMPLAALPPGNYPLSLGEEGAPKSQPQFMQVTVTRG from the coding sequence ATGGCTGTTGGCAATCTTCTGAAAGGCTTTGGCGGATCGAGCGCCCCGAAGCCTGCTGCCCGCGTAGTTTCCGCAGAAGATGCCCAGCGCCGCCTCGAAATCCTCGATGATTACGAACGCACCGGCATTTCCTGGATATGGGCGACAGATCAGGATGATCGGCTGATCTACTTCTCACCCAGCGCTGGCGAGCATCTGAAAGAGGGCTTGGAAGAGCTTCTCGACAATCCTCTGGCGGAACTGTTCGAGATCGACCCCGATAACGCTGACCGGTCCGACCGGCCGCTGAACTTCCAGCTCAAAGCCCGGAACAAGATTGCCGACCTCCCCGCGCGGCTGATTGCCGAGCGAAACCTCGCAGCGGGCAAGGAACGCTGGTGGTCGCTGTCCGGACATCCGAAATTTGACGAGGACGGCAGATTCCTCGGCTATCGCGGCAGCGCAAAGGACATCACCCAAGCCTATCAGCGGGCGCGCGAGGATTCGCGCCTCGCCGAATATGACTCCCTGACGGGCCTCGCCAATCGTCACCGGATGAACCGCAAGATCGAGAGCACTTTGGCCGCTTACCGAAGCGCCAAACGCTCCTGCGCGCTGATGATGATGGACCTCGACAAGTTCAAGCAGGTCAATGACACAATGGGCCACCCCGCGGGCGACGAGCTGCTGCGGCAGGTAGCTGACCGTCTGCGCGCCGTAATCGGCGAAAAAGGTGAAATCGGGCGACTGGGCGGTGACGAGTTTCAGGTCATGCTCCCGGATATGGATGATCGCGGAACCCTGGGCGATCTGGCGGACAAGATCATCCAGATGCTGTCCTCCCCCTACCAGATCGAAGGAAAGCGCGCGATCATCGGCGCATCGGTCGGTATCTCCGTCGCGCCCTATGATGGTATCGAGGCGGACGAGATCCTCAACAATGCCGACCTTGCGCTCTATGCCGCAAAGAATGGCGGTCGCGGCATTTACCGGTTCTATTCTGCCGATCTGAAGGACGTCGAGCAGGAGCGGGCTGAATTGCTGGACGACCTGCGCGAGGCGCTGGCGACCGATCAACTCGCCCTGCACTACCAGCCCGTTGTGCGGACCGAGGACAATCATGTCGTCGGCTTCGAAGCCCTTATGCGCTGGGAACACCCTGATCGCGGTTTCGTCAGCCCCGGCGTATTCATTCCCGCTGCAGAAGAAACGGACCTCATCAATCAGCTTGGCCAATGGGCCCTGCGCCGCGCCTGTGAAGACGCGATGGAGTGGCCGGAGAAGGCCCGCGTCGCGGTCAACGTCTCGGCCAAGCAGTTCGCCAACAAGGGCTTCCCCGCCATCGTCACGCAGGCGATCGCCGAAACCGGGATCGATCCTGACCGCTTGGAGCTAGAACTGACCGAAACCGTCTTCATGGGCGATACCGACACCACCGATGCGACTTTCAAGGCTCTCAAGGGCCTCGGCGTGCGGCTCGCCCTCGATGATTTCGGGACGGGATATTCCTCGCTCAGCTACCTTCGCTCGGCCCCGTTTGACAAGATCAAGGTGGACAAGAGCTTCGTCGATACCTGCACCCAGAAGAACGAAAACAGTTCAAAGATCATCACCGCCATTATCGGCCTGTCGAAGGCTCTCGGCATGGAAACGACGGTGGAAGGTGTCGAGGCTTTCGATCAGCTCAAAGTCGTGTGCGACAAGGGCGCGCAATACATTCAGGGCTGGATCTATTCGAAGGCGCTGCCGCAGGAACAAATCCTCGAAGGCATTGCCACCGGCGGCTTTAAGATCGAGCCGAATGGCCCTGAGACCTACCGTCCGGAGCGCCGCAGTGTGTTCCGCCGCATCGGCGTGATCCATGAGGATCATCGCTATGATGCGGTGATGAAAGACCTGTCGCAGACCGGTTCGCTGATCGAAGGGCTCGTCGGCGTGCCGAAGGGAACGGGCCTCGTACTCGATCTCGGCGGTGGTCAGCTCGTCGTGTGCACAGTGGCGCGCTCAAAAGATGCAACCTTTGCCGTGGAGTTCGAAACCCCGCTCGTCAGCGATGGCGCCGGCGGACTGGTGACACGTCACCGCATCTCACCCTACGCCCTCGCCGCTGCAGGAATGCCGCTCGCCGCGCTACCGCCGGGCAACTACCCGCTATCGCTCGGCGAAGAAGGTGCTCCCAAGAGCCAACCGCAATTCATGCAGGTTACCGTGACGCGGGGCTAG
- a CDS encoding type III PLP-dependent enzyme has translation MHQFSDAKAVVRAFAPDEPVILNRPHAAARAARFFTEKFPGTSMYAVKANPSPDLIQILWDNGVTHYDVASIGEVRLVRGLLPDATLCFMHPVKTPRAIKDAYFDHGVKTFSLDTVEELEKIVAATTDEHGNAASDLNLLVRLRVSSEHSQLSLASKFGVDLADAAPLLQATRQYCDALGICFHVGSQAMTPFAYVQALERVRAAIAEAAVTVDIIDVGGGFPSVYPDLEPPALEDFFAMIHRHFEALPISYSAELWAEPGRALCAEYSSIIVRVEKRRDNELYINDGSYGALFDAAHVDWRFPVRALEDDLIKPLSEFAFYGPTCDDADYMKGPFMLPEDIQAGDYIEIGMLGAYGAAMKTDFNGFGAVEAAMVTDEPMASLYRGDRPDPRASDNVVSLR, from the coding sequence TTGCACCAATTTTCTGATGCCAAGGCTGTAGTTCGCGCTTTCGCGCCGGACGAACCTGTTATCCTCAATCGCCCGCATGCTGCTGCGCGCGCCGCCCGCTTCTTTACAGAGAAGTTTCCGGGCACCTCGATGTATGCGGTGAAGGCGAATCCGTCGCCCGATCTGATCCAGATTCTCTGGGACAATGGCGTGACGCATTACGACGTCGCGTCCATCGGTGAAGTGCGTCTTGTGCGCGGCCTGCTGCCGGACGCGACGCTGTGTTTCATGCACCCGGTCAAGACCCCGCGAGCGATCAAGGATGCCTATTTCGATCATGGCGTGAAGACTTTTAGCCTCGACACAGTCGAAGAGCTGGAGAAGATCGTCGCCGCAACCACCGATGAGCACGGCAATGCCGCGAGCGATCTGAACCTGCTGGTGCGGCTGCGCGTATCATCCGAGCATTCGCAGCTCTCGCTCGCATCCAAGTTTGGTGTCGATCTCGCCGATGCGGCGCCGCTTTTGCAGGCAACTCGCCAGTATTGCGATGCGTTGGGCATCTGCTTCCATGTCGGTAGCCAGGCCATGACGCCGTTCGCCTATGTGCAGGCGCTGGAGCGTGTTCGTGCGGCCATTGCCGAGGCTGCTGTGACCGTCGACATCATCGATGTCGGTGGCGGCTTCCCCAGCGTTTATCCCGATCTCGAACCGCCTGCGCTCGAAGATTTTTTCGCGATGATCCATCGCCACTTCGAAGCGCTGCCGATCTCCTACTCGGCGGAGCTTTGGGCGGAGCCCGGTCGTGCGCTGTGCGCCGAATATTCGTCAATCATCGTGCGCGTCGAAAAGCGCCGCGACAATGAGCTCTACATCAACGATGGCTCCTACGGCGCCCTGTTCGATGCAGCGCATGTCGACTGGCGTTTCCCGGTGCGAGCGCTGGAAGATGATCTGATCAAGCCCTTGAGCGAATTCGCCTTTTACGGCCCGACTTGCGACGATGCCGATTACATGAAGGGTCCCTTCATGCTGCCAGAAGACATCCAGGCAGGTGACTATATCGAAATCGGTATGCTCGGTGCATATGGCGCGGCAATGAAGACGGATTTCAATGGCTTCGGCGCGGTCGAAGCAGCCATGGTCACAGATGAGCCAATGGCAAGCCTCTATCGCGGCGACCGCCCCGATCCGCGCGCCAGCGATAATGTGGTGAGTTTGCGGTAG
- the murI gene encoding glutamate racemase: protein MEIPASSPILLFDSGLGGLSVLSALRKTLPEAPVIYAADTAGLPYGEKSEAEIAARVAGLLGRMSERYDPRLICIACNTASTIALGMVRDVLHVPIVGTVPAIKPAAALTKTGTIGLLGTAATIRQRYVDDLEAQFAQDKRLIRHAAPELVGAAEAKLRGQVPDAGVFDRAIAGMKAKADGAEIDTVVLACTHFPLVQAELAAQMAAGVQFIDGSDGIARRIASLTQGQSFERNRADQAVVTGAVDEHLAEALAPYGIGGVSRF, encoded by the coding sequence ATGGAAATTCCCGCTTCTTCTCCCATCCTGCTGTTCGATTCCGGTCTGGGCGGGCTCTCGGTGCTATCCGCCCTGCGCAAAACCCTGCCGGAAGCGCCGGTAATCTACGCCGCCGACACCGCAGGATTACCCTATGGCGAGAAGAGCGAAGCGGAGATTGCGGCGCGGGTCGCAGGTCTTCTGGGCCGGATGAGCGAGCGATATGATCCGCGTCTCATCTGCATCGCCTGCAACACCGCATCGACCATAGCGCTCGGCATGGTGCGGGATGTGCTGCATGTCCCGATTGTCGGCACCGTCCCCGCGATCAAGCCAGCGGCTGCACTCACCAAGACAGGCACGATCGGGCTCCTCGGCACGGCTGCAACGATACGGCAACGATATGTCGATGATCTCGAGGCGCAGTTCGCCCAGGACAAACGCCTTATCCGCCACGCCGCGCCCGAATTGGTGGGAGCTGCCGAAGCGAAGCTGCGCGGTCAGGTGCCCGATGCTGGCGTTTTCGACCGAGCCATTGCCGGGATGAAAGCTAAGGCGGATGGCGCTGAAATCGACACGGTGGTGCTCGCTTGCACGCACTTCCCGCTTGTTCAGGCCGAATTGGCCGCGCAGATGGCCGCGGGCGTGCAGTTTATCGATGGATCGGACGGCATCGCACGGCGCATCGCATCGCTCACACAGGGCCAATCGTTTGAACGCAACCGTGCCGACCAGGCCGTGGTAACCGGCGCGGTGGACGAGCATCTCGCGGAGGCCCTCGCCCCCTATGGCATCGGCGGCGTTTCTCGCTTCTGA
- the plsY gene encoding glycerol-3-phosphate 1-O-acyltransferase PlsY, which produces MDHALALLLGYISGSIPFGLLLAKAAGKGDIRSIGSGNIGATNVLRTGSKWLAAATLLLDFAKGLVPVLIASAVFDRGTVLPEAAWGPVPLAAIGAVLGHCFPVWLGFKGGKGVATNAGVSFGLAWPIGVAYAVVWIAALALFRISSVAGMSAVCAAAVAAAVLGYEHFVPVLAAIAVLIIWLHRANIGRLMRGEEPKVGSKT; this is translated from the coding sequence ATGGATCACGCTCTTGCTCTGCTGCTCGGTTATATCTCGGGTTCGATTCCTTTCGGTCTGCTGCTCGCGAAAGCTGCCGGGAAGGGTGATATCCGCTCGATCGGATCGGGCAACATCGGTGCAACCAACGTCCTGCGGACGGGCAGCAAATGGCTGGCAGCGGCGACGCTGCTGCTCGATTTCGCCAAAGGGCTGGTGCCGGTGCTGATTGCTTCAGCGGTATTCGACCGAGGCACGGTGCTGCCCGAGGCGGCATGGGGGCCTGTCCCGCTCGCTGCGATAGGCGCTGTGCTGGGGCACTGCTTTCCCGTCTGGCTTGGTTTCAAAGGCGGGAAGGGCGTTGCAACCAATGCCGGTGTCAGCTTCGGCCTCGCCTGGCCCATCGGCGTTGCTTATGCGGTGGTCTGGATCGCCGCTCTGGCTCTTTTCCGGATCAGTTCCGTCGCCGGGATGAGCGCTGTTTGTGCCGCAGCCGTAGCCGCAGCGGTGCTGGGGTACGAACATTTCGTCCCCGTCCTCGCAGCCATTGCCGTCCTCATAATCTGGCTGCACCGCGCCAATATCGGGCGGCTGATGCGAGGTGAGGAACCGAAGGTCGGCAGCAAGACGTGA